The following coding sequences lie in one Saccharopolyspora hordei genomic window:
- a CDS encoding ROK family transcriptional regulator, with amino-acid sequence MSEVTERSAPTGNEALRRIRTEAVLAALREHGPVSRTELAGLTGYRPSSLTEIVRELMGSGHVLEVGAGDSSGGRRPRLLAFNPAAESLIAVSLEGEQARVSVLDLAGELLGGYSRAVDPHAPLDGLTDVIRNAVDAHPEPRPGRVVFSLPGVATAGGAVALSPVLESLGSRSLTEELTARVGLPVQVSNDVNLIALGERERGAAADVDDLVLIYVGYGIGAAVISGGALCRGAAGFAGEIGFLPTGLPPAPHTGGRGEFEKRWSVPGIRQALSELDGAVGGAPVAELAARAGDPAVAALRRQVIEAWAYAAIVCACVVNPARVVFAGAATELGPDGLAELAALVGSAAPSAPEVVFAELGSRALHIGAVSPSLITPAADTVQPMREG; translated from the coding sequence ATGTCCGAGGTCACCGAGCGTTCCGCGCCCACCGGGAACGAGGCTCTGCGGCGCATCCGCACGGAAGCCGTGCTCGCCGCGCTGCGGGAGCACGGGCCGGTGTCGCGCACCGAACTCGCCGGGCTGACCGGGTACCGGCCGTCGTCGCTGACCGAGATCGTGCGCGAGCTGATGGGCAGCGGGCACGTCCTCGAAGTCGGGGCCGGGGACTCCTCCGGAGGCCGTCGCCCGCGGCTGCTGGCGTTCAACCCCGCCGCCGAATCGCTCATCGCCGTGTCCCTGGAGGGCGAGCAGGCGCGCGTCTCGGTGCTCGACCTCGCCGGGGAGCTGCTCGGTGGGTACAGCCGCGCGGTGGACCCGCACGCCCCGCTGGACGGGCTGACCGACGTCATCCGGAACGCGGTCGACGCCCACCCGGAACCCCGGCCCGGCCGCGTCGTGTTCTCGCTGCCCGGCGTGGCCACCGCGGGAGGGGCGGTCGCGCTGTCACCGGTGCTGGAGTCGCTGGGCAGCCGCTCGCTCACCGAGGAGCTGACCGCGCGGGTCGGGTTGCCCGTGCAGGTCTCCAACGACGTCAACCTCATCGCGCTGGGGGAGCGCGAGCGCGGCGCCGCCGCTGACGTGGACGACCTCGTGCTCATCTACGTCGGCTACGGCATCGGCGCCGCCGTCATCAGCGGGGGCGCGCTCTGCCGCGGGGCCGCCGGTTTCGCCGGTGAGATCGGCTTCCTGCCCACCGGACTGCCGCCCGCACCACACACCGGCGGGCGCGGCGAGTTCGAGAAGCGGTGGAGCGTCCCGGGGATCCGGCAGGCGCTGTCCGAACTGGACGGTGCGGTCGGTGGTGCCCCGGTCGCCGAGCTGGCCGCTCGGGCCGGCGACCCTGCCGTCGCCGCGCTGCGCAGGCAGGTCATCGAGGCGTGGGCCTACGCCGCCATCGTCTGCGCGTGCGTGGTCAACCCGGCACGCGTGGTCTTCGCCGGAGCCGCCACCGAACTCGGGCCGGACGGGTTGGCCGAACTGGCCGCGCTCGTCGGCTCGGCGGCTCCGTCAGCGCCCGAGGTCGTGTTCGCCGAGCTCGGGTCGCGCGCGCTGCACATCGGCGCGGTTTCCCCATCCCTGATCACCCCGGCTGCGGACACCGTGCAGCCCATGCGCGAAGGGTAG
- a CDS encoding ABC transporter ATP-binding protein, whose amino-acid sequence MTPVRLDRVGKSYGSAAPVVHDIDVTIESGEFFTLLGPSGCGKSTTLRMIAGFVTPTTGRILFGDRDITDTPPNKRGTGMVFQNYALFPHYDVAQNVAYGLVTRKVPKAERAERVAAALAAVGLEGYADRRIDQLSGGQQQRVALARALVISPSVLLLDEPLSNLDAKLREETRVQIRRAQRDAGITSVYVTHDQAEAMAVSDRIAVLEAGKLHQVGTPREVYHRPATAFVATFIGGSNVLDAEVVEVSGDRAVVELAGSGAKLPAGGADRAKPGERVAVSVRPEHFELTEPGEGAFDAVVRGVEFTGATCQFELQAEDLELSVAVPDRPGLPRPGDGVGLRPDAEHAWLVRP is encoded by the coding sequence ATGACCCCCGTTCGCCTCGATCGCGTCGGCAAGAGCTACGGCTCGGCCGCACCGGTCGTGCACGACATCGACGTGACGATCGAGTCCGGTGAGTTCTTCACGCTCCTGGGCCCGTCCGGCTGCGGCAAGTCCACGACGCTGCGCATGATCGCCGGGTTCGTCACCCCCACCACCGGCCGGATCCTGTTCGGCGACCGCGACATCACCGACACCCCGCCGAACAAGCGCGGCACCGGCATGGTGTTCCAGAACTACGCGCTGTTCCCGCACTACGACGTCGCGCAGAACGTCGCCTACGGGCTGGTGACCCGCAAGGTTCCCAAGGCCGAGCGCGCCGAGCGGGTCGCCGCCGCGCTGGCCGCCGTGGGGCTGGAGGGCTACGCGGACCGGCGCATCGACCAGCTCTCCGGCGGCCAGCAGCAGCGCGTGGCGCTGGCCCGCGCGCTGGTCATCTCGCCCTCGGTGCTGCTGCTGGACGAGCCGCTGTCCAACTTGGACGCCAAGCTGCGCGAGGAGACCCGGGTGCAGATCCGGCGCGCGCAGCGGGACGCGGGCATCACCAGCGTCTACGTCACGCACGACCAGGCCGAGGCGATGGCCGTGAGCGACCGGATCGCCGTGCTGGAAGCCGGGAAGCTGCACCAGGTCGGCACCCCGCGCGAGGTCTACCACCGGCCCGCGACCGCCTTCGTCGCGACGTTCATCGGCGGCAGCAACGTGCTCGACGCCGAGGTCGTGGAGGTCTCCGGCGACCGGGCCGTGGTGGAGCTGGCCGGCTCCGGCGCGAAGCTGCCCGCCGGCGGCGCCGACCGCGCCAAGCCCGGTGAGCGGGTCGCGGTGTCCGTGCGGCCCGAGCACTTCGAGCTCACCGAGCCCGGCGAGGGCGCCTTCGACGCCGTGGTGCGCGGCGTGGAGTTCACCGGCGCCACCTGCCAGTTCGAGCTGCAGGCCGAGGACCTGGAGCTGTCCGTGGCGGTGCCGGACCGGCCCGGCCTGCCGCGGCCCGGGGACGGCGTGGGCCTGCGCCCGGACGCCGAGCACGCCTGGCTGGTGCGACCGTGA
- a CDS encoding iron ABC transporter permease, producing the protein MSAPAVTPKARRRLPAPDGDRFVYVLAVPVVLVLLFLVVIPMATTAVTSAGGNGFAENYGSLFGGRSGEALLLSLVSSLLSVLFCGVIGTLLAVLLHRFDFPGRRALTVFAVLPMALPPLIGAVSFVLLYSETGIVPRSLSALLGIDPSTTSVSGLAGVVLVHAFTMYPYFYLSVSAALAGMDGSLEEAATNLGAGRVRVWRTVLLPMLTPALVSGALLTFMMSMASFTAPQLYNVQTLTMEIVSARTSGNAALAATQSTALSVVSIAFLLGMRWYQGRRVHRSLSKGTPSPRRAPSSALAKAAAALGSLVLTVVLLAPVLVIVLVSFSVDGAWTTQVLPTEYTVDNYLRIFADPYSLLPVSVSVQTSLLATACAILVGAAAAWVVARWRGTGRGVLDVVIMLPWALPGTVIGVNLVTAFNEPGPANLGLTLVGTLWILPVAYFVRFVPLVFRSTSASLEQLDPSLEEAARNLGAGPLRVLRTVTLPLVLRGVLAGALLAFVDGVGEYVASVVIYPPGLPPMSVEIYNRIYSSEFGTAAAYGAMQIVLILVVLAVSNRLGQGPRQERPGPAAVPAT; encoded by the coding sequence GTGAGCGCCCCGGCGGTGACCCCGAAGGCGCGGCGCCGGCTGCCCGCGCCCGACGGCGACCGGTTCGTCTACGTGCTCGCCGTGCCCGTCGTGCTGGTGCTGCTGTTCCTCGTCGTCATCCCGATGGCGACCACGGCCGTGACCTCCGCGGGTGGCAACGGGTTCGCCGAGAACTACGGCAGCCTGTTCGGCGGGCGGTCCGGCGAGGCGCTGCTGCTGTCGCTGGTGAGCTCGCTGCTCTCGGTGCTGTTCTGCGGCGTCATCGGCACCCTGCTGGCGGTGCTGCTGCACCGCTTCGACTTCCCCGGCCGCCGCGCGCTCACCGTGTTCGCGGTGCTGCCGATGGCGCTGCCGCCGCTGATCGGCGCGGTGTCCTTCGTGCTGCTCTACAGCGAGACCGGGATCGTGCCGCGCAGCCTCAGCGCGCTGCTCGGCATCGACCCGTCGACCACCTCGGTCAGCGGCCTGGCGGGCGTGGTGCTGGTGCACGCCTTCACCATGTACCCGTACTTCTACCTCTCGGTCTCGGCCGCGCTGGCCGGGATGGACGGGTCGCTGGAGGAGGCCGCGACCAACCTCGGCGCCGGGCGGGTCCGGGTGTGGCGGACGGTGCTGCTGCCGATGCTCACCCCGGCACTGGTGTCCGGTGCGCTGCTGACGTTCATGATGTCGATGGCGTCGTTCACCGCGCCGCAGCTGTACAACGTGCAGACGCTGACGATGGAGATCGTCTCGGCGCGCACCTCCGGCAACGCCGCGCTCGCCGCCACCCAGTCGACCGCGCTGTCGGTGGTGTCCATCGCGTTCCTGCTGGGCATGCGCTGGTACCAGGGCCGTCGCGTGCACCGCAGCCTCTCCAAGGGCACGCCGAGCCCGCGCCGGGCACCGTCCTCGGCGCTGGCGAAGGCCGCCGCCGCGCTGGGCAGCCTGGTGCTGACCGTGGTGCTGCTGGCCCCGGTGCTGGTGATCGTGCTGGTGTCGTTCTCGGTCGACGGGGCGTGGACCACGCAGGTGCTGCCGACCGAGTACACAGTGGACAACTACTTGCGGATCTTCGCCGACCCGTACAGCCTGCTGCCGGTCTCGGTCAGCGTGCAGACCAGCCTGCTGGCCACCGCGTGCGCGATCCTCGTCGGCGCCGCCGCCGCGTGGGTCGTGGCCCGGTGGCGCGGGACCGGCCGCGGCGTGCTGGACGTGGTCATCATGCTGCCGTGGGCGCTGCCCGGCACGGTCATCGGCGTCAACCTCGTCACCGCGTTCAACGAGCCCGGCCCGGCGAACCTGGGGCTCACGCTCGTCGGCACGCTGTGGATCCTGCCGGTCGCCTACTTCGTCCGGTTCGTGCCGCTGGTGTTCCGCTCGACCAGCGCCTCGCTGGAGCAGCTCGACCCGTCGCTGGAGGAGGCCGCCCGCAACCTCGGGGCCGGTCCGCTGCGGGTGCTGCGCACCGTCACGCTGCCGCTGGTGCTGCGCGGCGTCCTCGCGGGGGCGCTGCTGGCGTTCGTCGACGGCGTGGGCGAGTACGTCGCCTCGGTGGTCATCTACCCGCCGGGCCTGCCGCCGATGTCGGTGGAGATCTACAACCGCATCTACTCGTCGGAGTTCGGCACCGCGGCCGCCTACGGCGCGATGCAGATCGTGCTGATCCTGGTCGTCCTCGCGGTGTCCAACCGGCTGGGCCAGGGCCCGCGCCAGGAGCGGCCCGGCCCGGCGGCCGTGCCCGCCACGTGA
- a CDS encoding extracellular solute-binding protein encodes MRRILSLLAGVLVLAGLTTGCGLTPAGGESGLTIYTARDKALAEAVVKDFEAAFPEYRGKVRLLTLGAQEAAERIAAERGRPQADVWWGGSQQQLTQAADEGLLAPVPDQVRDRVPARFRDPEGRWVGEMVLAEVVFYNEQMLTPEQAPKDWDDLVKPEYRDKVVVRDVAASGTMRSIYSAMISRKGTPENPQPGYDWLRALDANTKIYAANPTDLYLRMQRQEAPISVWNLQDVLLQQEKTGAPFKPVATASGVPQLVDGVAKVQGGPNSEAADKFLDFLLSAEKQTQLAEEYFQIPTVEQADQPSWLAPLGLHEMPVDWNVVAAEEDEWISYWSEHIKNQG; translated from the coding sequence ATGCGAAGAATCCTCTCCCTCCTCGCCGGCGTGCTGGTGCTCGCCGGCCTGACCACCGGGTGCGGGCTCACCCCCGCCGGTGGCGAGTCCGGCCTGACCATCTACACCGCCCGCGACAAGGCGCTCGCCGAAGCGGTCGTCAAGGACTTCGAGGCCGCGTTCCCCGAGTACCGCGGCAAGGTCCGGCTGCTCACCCTCGGGGCGCAGGAGGCCGCCGAGCGGATCGCGGCCGAGCGGGGCCGCCCGCAGGCCGACGTCTGGTGGGGCGGCTCCCAGCAGCAGCTCACCCAGGCCGCCGACGAGGGCCTGCTCGCCCCCGTGCCCGACCAGGTGCGCGACCGGGTCCCCGCGCGCTTCCGCGACCCCGAGGGCCGGTGGGTCGGCGAGATGGTCCTCGCCGAGGTCGTCTTCTACAACGAGCAGATGCTCACCCCGGAGCAGGCGCCGAAGGACTGGGACGACCTGGTCAAGCCGGAGTACCGGGACAAGGTCGTGGTCCGCGACGTCGCCGCCTCCGGCACGATGCGCAGCATCTACTCGGCGATGATCAGTCGCAAGGGCACCCCGGAGAACCCCCAGCCCGGCTACGACTGGCTGCGCGCGCTGGACGCCAACACCAAGATCTACGCGGCCAACCCCACCGACCTCTACCTGCGGATGCAGCGCCAGGAAGCGCCGATCAGCGTGTGGAACCTGCAGGACGTCCTGCTGCAGCAGGAGAAGACCGGCGCCCCGTTCAAGCCGGTGGCCACGGCCTCCGGCGTGCCGCAGCTGGTCGACGGCGTGGCCAAGGTCCAGGGCGGCCCGAACTCCGAGGCCGCCGACAAGTTCCTCGACTTCCTGCTCAGCGCGGAGAAGCAGACGCAGCTCGCCGAGGAGTACTTCCAGATCCCGACCGTCGAGCAGGCCGACCAGCCGAGCTGGCTGGCCCCGCTGGGCCTGCACGAGATGCCCGTCGACTGGAACGTCGTCGCGGCCGAGGAAGACGAGTGGATCTCCTACTGGAGCGAGCACATCAAGAACCAGGGCTAG
- a CDS encoding lyase family protein, giving the protein MSQPPETLSTYWQNHLRVAFDKSAPQLYRPMLRASLAHVVMLAEQELLPAERARQLLGGLRALLAAEDDEFVFDGSVEDVYYLVEQRLAAAAGIQRSELDVQLARSRNDLDAGVFRMVLREDVLALARQAVGAAEAAASQADRWAEVLITGFTHRRPAQPTTLGHVLAGYAEALLSQADELLSVYDELDVNPLGSCAFAGTDLPIAPQRLGELLGFRTTFTSSYEAVAGAEHLMRTAAVQARVLATGARMARTMLDWMTFGWIATPGAFCQGSSIMPQKKNPVVLEHMCSMAGAAAADLAATLNNVGAAWYEDSNNATTDVQEHLWRAGDRAVRFLTMMRGLLEEVRPQDPPTPEQVVATGATTTAIAEALAGAGIPWRGAHSVVGALVRQAPPAEWTSSVVAAAIAEAGLGEVDDSVVEAALAAGLQPQRVLERAQEGGPGAAAVRRTAELALGRVRALAAAFDERRAALDRAAAALDEAVDGVLAGGRG; this is encoded by the coding sequence ATGAGCCAGCCCCCCGAGACCCTGTCCACCTACTGGCAGAACCACCTGCGGGTCGCGTTCGACAAGTCCGCGCCGCAGCTCTACCGGCCAATGCTGCGGGCCAGCCTCGCCCACGTGGTGATGCTCGCCGAACAGGAGCTGCTGCCGGCCGAACGCGCCCGGCAGCTGCTGGGCGGGCTGCGCGCGCTGCTGGCCGCCGAGGACGACGAGTTCGTCTTCGACGGCTCGGTCGAGGACGTCTACTACCTCGTCGAGCAGCGGCTCGCCGCGGCGGCGGGCATCCAGCGGTCCGAACTGGACGTCCAGCTCGCCCGCTCCCGCAACGACCTCGACGCCGGGGTGTTCCGGATGGTGCTGCGGGAGGACGTGCTCGCCCTGGCGCGGCAGGCCGTCGGCGCCGCCGAGGCCGCGGCCTCCCAGGCGGACCGCTGGGCCGAGGTGCTCATCACCGGGTTCACCCACCGCAGGCCCGCGCAGCCGACCACGCTCGGGCACGTGCTCGCCGGGTACGCCGAGGCGCTGCTCAGCCAGGCCGACGAGCTGCTGTCGGTCTACGACGAGCTGGACGTCAACCCGCTGGGCTCCTGCGCGTTCGCCGGCACCGACCTGCCGATCGCGCCGCAGCGGCTGGGCGAGCTGCTCGGCTTCCGCACGACCTTCACCTCCAGCTACGAGGCGGTGGCCGGAGCGGAGCACCTGATGCGCACCGCGGCCGTGCAGGCGCGGGTCCTGGCGACCGGGGCGCGGATGGCGCGCACCATGCTGGACTGGATGACCTTCGGCTGGATCGCCACGCCGGGCGCCTTCTGCCAGGGCTCCAGCATCATGCCGCAGAAGAAGAACCCGGTGGTGCTGGAGCACATGTGCTCCATGGCGGGCGCGGCCGCGGCCGACCTGGCCGCGACCCTGAACAACGTCGGCGCCGCCTGGTACGAGGACTCCAACAACGCGACCACCGACGTCCAGGAGCACCTGTGGCGGGCGGGCGACCGCGCGGTGCGGTTCCTGACCATGATGCGCGGGCTGCTCGAGGAGGTGCGCCCGCAGGACCCGCCGACCCCGGAGCAGGTGGTGGCCACCGGCGCGACCACGACCGCGATCGCGGAGGCGCTGGCCGGCGCGGGGATCCCGTGGCGCGGCGCGCACTCGGTGGTCGGCGCGCTCGTCCGGCAGGCGCCGCCCGCGGAGTGGACCAGCTCGGTGGTCGCGGCCGCCATCGCGGAGGCCGGGCTGGGCGAGGTGGACGACTCGGTGGTCGAGGCCGCGCTCGCCGCCGGTCTCCAGCCGCAGCGGGTGCTCGAGCGCGCCCAGGAGGGCGGCCCCGGTGCCGCGGCCGTGCGCCGCACCGCGGAGCTGGCGCTGGGGCGGGTGCGCGCGCTGGCCGCCGCGTTCGACGAGCGCCGCGCCGCGCTCGACCGGGCCGCGGCCGCCCTGGACGAGGCGGTCGACGGCGTGCTGGCCGGGGGCCGCGGGTGA
- a CDS encoding TetR/AcrR family transcriptional regulator, producing the protein MTDQPPRRETRRRAETRRRLIAAAREVFLEHSISDTPVELICETAGFSRGAFYSNFATKEDLFLAVYEEEVAARIDQTREIIEKAIAPTRHERSVHEAILEIGAACAEALSADKTWYLLLAEFRAHALRDPEMRLRAGEYLDQITDEVAELMHHALDELGMRAVVDTRDAVRALLAIYDAELERAVFSDTDPNMGTLFTEIFPRVAAALIAPRED; encoded by the coding sequence ATGACCGATCAGCCGCCACGGCGCGAGACACGGCGACGCGCGGAGACTCGCCGACGGCTGATCGCCGCTGCTCGCGAGGTGTTCCTGGAGCACAGCATCAGCGACACGCCGGTGGAGCTGATCTGCGAGACGGCGGGGTTCAGCCGCGGCGCCTTCTACTCCAACTTCGCGACGAAGGAGGACCTCTTCCTCGCGGTCTACGAGGAGGAGGTCGCGGCGCGCATCGACCAGACGCGCGAGATCATCGAGAAGGCGATCGCGCCGACCCGGCACGAGCGCTCGGTGCACGAGGCGATCCTGGAGATCGGCGCGGCGTGCGCGGAGGCGCTGTCCGCGGACAAGACGTGGTACCTGCTGCTGGCGGAGTTCCGCGCGCACGCCCTGCGCGACCCGGAGATGCGCCTGCGCGCGGGGGAGTACCTGGACCAGATCACCGACGAGGTCGCCGAGCTCATGCACCACGCGCTCGACGAGCTGGGCATGCGCGCGGTGGTGGACACCCGCGACGCGGTGCGCGCACTGCTGGCGATCTACGACGCGGAGCTGGAGCGCGCGGTCTTCAGCGACACCGACCCGAACATGGGCACCCTCTTCACGGAGATCTTCCCCCGCGTCGCCGCCGCCCTCATCGCCCCGAGGGAGGACTGA
- a CDS encoding amidohydrolase family protein: MSEIASQVDVLDFHLHFRIDQDPATRDLSGGQFSCADHDEQAQRRRAEQVAEQSRRWRRAWDFPDPQPGAERTWQEEADLWLAELDRYGIAHAVFVTGCGDERVAELVQRAPQRFSGMANLRDLTAPDAAERLARAVDELGLRGLKLFAPLLPHRIDDPAADPVWRVAADRGIPVLIHFGHCGSSGGVAHNAHVEPAWLEPVAKRFPSIPFVVPHFGVQHVQQVLFLCWACPNVLVDTSGSNQWVRWMPYKLTLEDLIRRCYETIGPERIVFGSDSSWFPRGYCYRYLADQWRVCHEMGMPDDHVRAIFGGNAARLLGIEDFGRTT, from the coding sequence ATGAGCGAGATCGCTTCCCAGGTGGACGTCCTCGACTTCCACCTGCACTTCCGCATCGACCAGGACCCGGCCACCCGGGACCTCTCCGGCGGGCAGTTCAGCTGCGCCGACCACGACGAGCAGGCGCAGCGGCGCCGCGCCGAGCAGGTCGCCGAGCAGTCGCGGCGCTGGCGGCGGGCCTGGGACTTCCCCGACCCGCAGCCCGGTGCCGAGCGGACCTGGCAGGAGGAGGCCGACCTGTGGCTGGCCGAGCTCGACCGGTACGGCATCGCGCACGCGGTCTTCGTGACCGGCTGCGGTGACGAGCGGGTCGCCGAGCTGGTGCAGCGCGCGCCGCAGCGGTTCTCCGGCATGGCGAACCTGCGCGACCTCACCGCCCCGGACGCCGCCGAGCGCCTGGCGCGGGCGGTCGACGAGCTCGGGCTGCGCGGCCTGAAGCTGTTCGCGCCACTGCTGCCGCACCGCATCGACGACCCGGCCGCCGACCCGGTGTGGCGGGTGGCCGCCGACCGCGGCATCCCGGTGCTCATCCACTTCGGGCACTGCGGGTCCAGCGGCGGCGTGGCGCACAACGCGCACGTCGAACCCGCGTGGCTGGAACCGGTCGCCAAGCGCTTCCCGAGCATCCCGTTCGTGGTCCCGCACTTCGGCGTGCAGCACGTGCAGCAGGTGCTGTTCCTGTGCTGGGCCTGCCCCAACGTCCTGGTCGACACCTCCGGGTCGAACCAGTGGGTGCGCTGGATGCCCTACAAGCTCACGCTCGAGGACCTCATCCGGCGCTGCTACGAGACCATCGGCCCGGAGCGCATCGTCTTCGGCAGCGACTCCTCCTGGTTCCCGCGCGGCTACTGCTACCGCTACCTCGCCGACCAGTGGCGGGTGTGCCACGAGATGGGCATGCCGGACGACCACGTGCGCGCGATCTTCGGCGGCAACGCCGCGCGCCTGCTGGGGATCGAGGACTTCGGGAGGACGACGTGA
- a CDS encoding PfkB family carbohydrate kinase codes for MNQPIPGDRITVVGNVNLDVLVAGAAELPPPGTERIVPSIVLRPGGSAANTAIVLARLGRPTVLSGQVGDDGTAQLLTEQLDLPGLHLELVRVPDEPTGVTVAAEAPGRDRSFLSALGAMAGLRAEAVPAESLSARFLLLSGYFLLPGLQGEAARDLLARARRAGARTALDTGWDPAGWSATTRAEVLRLLGGVDVFLPNADELRALHGDDRCTDEDAARGVADRTGATVVVKRGALGALVAQPGRAISTHPAPEVQVRDSTGAGDAFNAGLLHRLADGADLADAADYAVRVAATVIVRPSHDRAFTPGDVMT; via the coding sequence GTGAACCAGCCGATCCCCGGCGACCGGATCACGGTCGTCGGCAACGTCAACCTCGACGTGCTCGTCGCCGGTGCGGCGGAGCTGCCGCCGCCCGGCACCGAGCGCATCGTGCCCTCCATCGTGCTGCGCCCCGGCGGGTCCGCCGCCAACACCGCGATCGTGCTCGCCCGGCTGGGGCGGCCGACGGTGCTGTCCGGGCAGGTCGGCGACGACGGCACGGCGCAGCTGCTCACCGAGCAGCTGGACCTCCCCGGCCTGCACCTGGAGCTGGTCCGGGTGCCCGACGAGCCCACCGGCGTCACCGTCGCGGCCGAGGCCCCGGGCCGGGACCGGTCGTTCCTGTCGGCGCTCGGCGCGATGGCCGGTCTGCGGGCGGAGGCGGTGCCGGCCGAGTCGCTGTCCGCGCGCTTCCTGCTGCTGTCCGGCTACTTCCTGCTGCCGGGACTGCAGGGCGAGGCCGCGCGGGACCTGCTGGCCCGCGCCCGCCGGGCCGGGGCGCGCACCGCGCTGGACACCGGCTGGGACCCGGCGGGCTGGTCGGCGACCACCCGCGCCGAGGTGCTGCGGCTGCTCGGCGGGGTGGACGTGTTCCTGCCCAACGCCGACGAGCTCCGCGCCCTGCACGGCGACGACCGGTGCACCGACGAGGACGCGGCCCGCGGCGTCGCCGACCGGACCGGCGCGACCGTGGTGGTCAAGCGCGGCGCGCTCGGCGCCCTCGTCGCGCAGCCGGGCCGGGCGATCAGCACGCACCCGGCGCCGGAGGTCCAGGTGCGCGACTCGACCGGGGCCGGGGACGCCTTCAACGCGGGGCTGCTGCACCGGCTCGCCGACGGCGCGGACCTCGCGGACGCCGCCGACTACGCGGTGCGCGTCGCCGCGACCGTGATCGTGCGGCCCTCGCACGACCGCGCCTTCACCCCCGGGGACGTGATGACATGA